One region of Candidatus Bathyarchaeia archaeon genomic DNA includes:
- a CDS encoding SIS domain-containing protein — MPFSAMEQEIWNQAEDIPKFALQARRLYRFKLKPSSLIFAGSGDSYAAAVFAQELSMGYAVASDPCELLRRISRVRGKNLVIVSISGKTRANVELARRSKRIARERIAVTSNPDSPLAHECDQTLPLSYRTAETPTPGTISFTASLIACAAILRQLPRTIKLDGALSKAREWATSQGTVGKGSFVFVGSSVNYALSI; from the coding sequence ATGCCCTTTTCCGCGATGGAACAAGAGATCTGGAACCAGGCAGAAGACATTCCGAAATTCGCTTTACAAGCCCGACGACTCTATCGTTTCAAGCTCAAACCCTCTTCTCTGATATTCGCCGGGTCAGGGGACTCGTACGCGGCCGCAGTCTTTGCGCAGGAATTGTCGATGGGATATGCCGTTGCTTCAGATCCCTGCGAGCTTTTGAGAAGAATCTCAAGGGTTAGAGGAAAAAATCTCGTCATAGTCTCCATCAGTGGCAAAACACGCGCAAATGTCGAGCTAGCTCGAAGGTCAAAGCGAATCGCAAGAGAACGAATAGCTGTCACTTCTAATCCAGATAGCCCCCTTGCACATGAATGCGATCAAACTCTGCCTCTGTCGTATCGAACTGCCGAAACGCCAACGCCGGGCACGATTAGTTTCACCGCTAGCCTAATTGCATGTGCAGCTATTCTCAGACAGCTTCCCAGGACCATCAAACTTGACGGGGCGCTCAGCAAGGCTCGTGAATGGGCAACGAGCCAAGGGACAGTCGGAAAGGGCTCATTCGTTTTCGTTGGCTCCTCGGTGAATTATGCACTCTCAATCTAA
- a CDS encoding G1 family glutamic endopeptidase has product MAQKSVASEQPAPKLVTCQSCRRLVPNTTVFCPWCAGRLAPVLTTPIGSQVLATEPQRPGSWVPYREEKTHEHRIYKISIAVLLLALVGLGAVVANMTKTQFSPVLPRNPYSVVGQDFSTSWSGYKLYHPISSITDVKGTWIVPVMNCTRVTADQYSSFWVGIDGVRNDTGTLEQTGIVAGCMIANGMAIPVYESFVEWYPASPKSFNKPVSAGDKVTAEVSWSNNVFTATLADFTQGWTGSDVNSTIDRSAWRASAEWIVEAPLSLKTNSTVPLAKFDKVYFSNCIVTTADSSGPMGSFSLVQDTMVDSAGYAKARSFLPFWNDGTSFSVWWMSAGP; this is encoded by the coding sequence ATGGCCCAGAAGTCGGTAGCCAGCGAACAGCCGGCACCGAAACTCGTCACTTGTCAGAGCTGTCGGAGGCTTGTTCCAAACACGACAGTATTTTGTCCCTGGTGCGCAGGGCGGCTAGCACCCGTCCTCACGACTCCAATTGGAAGTCAAGTCCTGGCTACTGAGCCCCAGCGGCCTGGCTCTTGGGTTCCATATCGCGAGGAAAAAACGCATGAACATCGAATATACAAGATTTCCATCGCGGTTCTTCTACTGGCCCTGGTCGGTCTCGGAGCAGTCGTCGCAAATATGACTAAGACGCAGTTTTCGCCAGTTCTCCCGAGAAATCCATACTCGGTGGTCGGCCAGGATTTCTCGACTTCATGGAGTGGCTACAAGCTCTATCACCCGATATCATCGATAACTGACGTAAAGGGCACGTGGATCGTTCCCGTCATGAATTGTACCAGGGTGACAGCGGACCAGTATTCGAGTTTCTGGGTTGGGATAGACGGGGTCCGGAACGACACAGGGACACTCGAACAGACTGGAATCGTCGCGGGCTGTATGATTGCCAACGGTATGGCTATCCCGGTCTATGAGTCATTTGTTGAATGGTACCCCGCGAGTCCCAAATCCTTCAACAAACCCGTGAGCGCCGGAGACAAGGTGACAGCCGAGGTCAGCTGGAGCAATAACGTTTTCACAGCTACACTTGCCGACTTCACTCAAGGATGGACTGGAAGCGATGTCAATTCGACTATAGACAGGTCCGCTTGGAGAGCTTCTGCAGAATGGATAGTCGAGGCTCCATTGTCTCTCAAGACCAACTCAACCGTCCCCCTCGCCAAATTCGACAAAGTCTATTTCTCGAACTGTATCGTCACCACTGCTGATTCGTCGGGTCCAATGGGATCATTCAGTTTAGTGCAAGATACAATGGTCGATTCTGCTGGATATGCCAAAGCTAGATCATTCCTTCCATTTTGGAATGATGGGACGAGCTTCTCTGTGTGGTGGATGTCTGCCGGACCATAG
- a CDS encoding HAD-IB family phosphatase, which produces MKILPFSSLSMVSFDVDGTIFRKAALTQAARSLGIGEKWDSFEEMHLHRRITKGQLLVSQYRLLQGMKLNDILREVSKVEVIKNVRETVEKLESHSIRVILLTDNPDFLCAYMIERFGFEGYVGSKVAIKGGVFTGEIEPLPDKRLGLRKYCAWTGIPPSRCAHVGDWINDIPVFRIVRYSVALNAKTDKVKASASHHVETDDLLDVYHQLLTVI; this is translated from the coding sequence GTGAAGATTCTGCCGTTCTCCTCCCTCTCAATGGTATCGTTCGACGTTGATGGAACGATTTTTCGCAAAGCAGCCCTCACCCAAGCCGCTCGATCTCTTGGAATCGGAGAGAAATGGGACTCTTTTGAAGAAATGCATCTTCATCGAAGGATCACAAAGGGACAACTCTTGGTCTCACAGTACAGGCTTCTCCAAGGAATGAAGCTCAATGATATTCTACGAGAGGTCTCGAAGGTCGAAGTGATCAAAAACGTCAGGGAAACAGTGGAGAAACTGGAAAGTCATAGCATCCGAGTTATTCTCTTGACTGATAATCCAGATTTCTTGTGCGCCTACATGATCGAAAGGTTCGGGTTCGAAGGCTACGTCGGCTCCAAAGTCGCGATCAAAGGCGGAGTATTCACCGGCGAAATAGAACCGCTACCTGACAAAAGACTCGGCTTGCGAAAATATTGTGCATGGACGGGCATTCCTCCGTCCCGATGTGCTCACGTGGGCGATTGGATTAACGATATCCCAGTCTTCCGCATTGTGCGGTACTCTGTTGCATTGAACGCTAAGACTGACAAGGTCAAGGCCTCAGCGTCACATCACGTGGAGACTGACGATCTTCTCGACGTGTACCACCAGCTGCTAACGGTAATCTGA
- a CDS encoding 30S ribosomal protein S11 — protein sequence MAEKAKAPADRWGIAHIYSSFNNTMVHITDLTGAETISRSAGGQHVKADRLQGTPYAAMQAAAAAAKTAKDKGITSLHIRVRAPGGHGARTPGPGAQAAIRMLARHGFRIGRIEDVTPVPHDGTRRPGGRRGRRV from the coding sequence ATGGCGGAGAAGGCTAAGGCACCGGCGGACAGATGGGGGATAGCCCACATCTACTCATCCTTCAACAACACCATGGTCCACATAACAGACCTTACTGGCGCGGAGACAATATCCCGAAGCGCGGGAGGACAACATGTGAAGGCAGACAGACTCCAAGGAACGCCATACGCCGCGATGCAAGCTGCTGCAGCAGCCGCAAAGACCGCGAAAGACAAGGGAATTACTTCTCTTCATATTCGAGTAAGAGCTCCTGGTGGACACGGTGCCAGAACCCCTGGGCCCGGAGCGCAAGCCGCTATCAGAATGCTCGCCCGTCACGGTTTCAGGATCGGCCGAATAGAAGACGTGACACCTGTGCCTCACGATGGGACCCGAAGGCCTGGCGGTCGACGCGGCCGAAGAGTCTAG
- a CDS encoding DNA-directed DNA polymerase — MKLDFWLLDLNHEAREGKSAIWLWGLTHDNKRVLIIDSNFQPYFYLQPKKGQDIGQLKETIEREKPHPSVERVVVEKGKRLGEEKRVLKVFCKDPDTLEKCARECVKQLGVEASFEDKLRYSIKYQIEFEIRPCQWYSVEGIESSIDSAIYHVDRILEAKGHPASIPRENSPKLRLLSFIILAVSPTGSPSPLRDPVRLVAWKNCDRPAATIQTEKKSDEEIIDGISHVHQKYDPDVVFTFGGNTFDWSYLVKRASNTNAKLSVGRDNGPARQSLYGHFSLTGRANVDLLDFSSDLYDVKIKTVENVAGYLGVEATTPTIDETEYYDRWIGRDHPALVEQMRRQATSIFDVGEDALDYTLQLSNLSALPPDQVLAAAVGFRVDNYLMMEAHKLGELIPARNELNIVPYKGAIVLEPSVGLHDKVAVVDFSAMYPSLMVKYNISPDTLVNTGGDDIFEVPEVGHHFRKSPPGFYKIVLSQLIASRQGARREAAKTPRGTPEHKILKAREKATKVITNATYGYAGWAGSRWYSREVAESAAALGRDTINKSIDIAKSLGLKVLYGDTDSLFIEYEEKLVNQFIKEIDEILGLEISLGQMYKRILFTEAKKKYAGLLDDGELDVVGMEAIRGDWSNLARNVQNEVLRLVLQDGNPARAQSYVTSLVVDLESAKVPKSSLVIWKTLTKRPDDYEVNAPHVEVARKMAKEGWPVTVGDKVGFIITKRPGKLYQKAEPHFKVSLEQVDYEYYVHNQIVPAAARVLEVFGIAEKDLVGPSRSQVSL, encoded by the coding sequence TTGAAACTTGACTTCTGGCTCCTAGACCTCAACCACGAGGCTCGGGAGGGCAAGTCTGCCATCTGGCTCTGGGGATTAACCCACGACAACAAACGAGTCCTGATCATAGACTCCAACTTTCAACCCTATTTCTATCTCCAGCCGAAAAAAGGCCAGGATATCGGTCAACTCAAAGAGACAATTGAGAGGGAGAAGCCCCACCCATCTGTTGAAAGAGTGGTCGTTGAAAAGGGAAAACGCCTCGGCGAAGAGAAACGGGTTCTCAAAGTGTTCTGCAAAGACCCTGATACTTTGGAAAAGTGCGCCAGAGAATGTGTAAAGCAGCTTGGCGTAGAGGCGAGCTTTGAGGACAAGCTTCGCTATTCGATAAAGTACCAGATCGAGTTCGAGATCAGACCCTGCCAATGGTACAGCGTCGAAGGAATAGAGTCTAGCATAGATTCGGCAATATATCATGTGGATAGGATCTTGGAAGCAAAGGGGCATCCGGCTTCTATCCCGAGAGAAAACTCCCCCAAGCTCCGACTCCTCTCCTTCATTATCCTAGCCGTCAGTCCGACAGGTTCTCCAAGCCCGCTTAGGGATCCCGTAAGACTTGTCGCATGGAAGAACTGCGATCGTCCAGCCGCTACCATTCAAACAGAGAAAAAGTCCGACGAAGAAATAATCGATGGAATTTCACATGTCCATCAGAAATATGACCCTGACGTTGTCTTCACGTTTGGCGGGAACACATTCGATTGGTCCTACCTGGTCAAACGAGCGAGTAACACGAATGCGAAGCTTTCCGTCGGAAGGGACAACGGTCCAGCACGCCAGAGCCTCTATGGCCACTTCTCCCTTACCGGACGTGCAAATGTCGATTTGCTTGATTTCTCATCTGACCTCTATGATGTCAAGATCAAGACCGTGGAAAACGTTGCAGGGTATCTCGGAGTCGAAGCAACAACTCCAACGATTGATGAGACAGAATACTACGATCGCTGGATTGGTAGGGATCACCCGGCGCTAGTTGAACAGATGAGGAGACAGGCAACTTCAATATTCGATGTCGGAGAAGACGCGCTCGACTACACGCTCCAGCTCTCCAACCTCTCGGCGCTCCCACCAGACCAGGTTCTAGCCGCGGCAGTCGGGTTCAGAGTTGACAACTACCTTATGATGGAGGCCCACAAACTCGGCGAACTGATACCAGCTAGAAACGAACTGAACATCGTCCCCTACAAAGGCGCAATTGTCCTCGAGCCAAGCGTAGGTTTACACGACAAAGTTGCGGTAGTCGACTTCTCGGCAATGTATCCAAGCCTCATGGTCAAGTACAACATTTCTCCTGACACTCTTGTCAACACGGGAGGCGATGACATCTTTGAGGTTCCAGAGGTCGGACATCATTTCCGTAAGAGCCCTCCAGGGTTTTACAAGATCGTTTTAAGTCAGCTCATCGCGAGCCGACAGGGGGCGAGAAGAGAAGCCGCTAAGACACCACGAGGAACTCCCGAGCACAAGATTCTGAAGGCGCGTGAGAAGGCGACCAAGGTCATCACCAACGCAACCTATGGCTACGCGGGTTGGGCAGGGTCCAGGTGGTATTCTCGAGAGGTCGCAGAATCCGCAGCCGCCCTTGGACGCGATACCATCAACAAATCCATCGATATCGCCAAGAGTCTCGGGCTCAAGGTCCTGTATGGGGACACAGACAGTCTCTTTATCGAGTACGAAGAGAAACTCGTCAATCAATTCATCAAAGAGATTGACGAGATATTAGGACTGGAAATTAGTCTGGGACAGATGTACAAGCGAATCCTGTTCACTGAGGCTAAGAAAAAGTACGCTGGACTATTGGACGATGGCGAACTTGACGTTGTTGGAATGGAAGCTATCAGGGGAGACTGGTCTAATCTTGCCAGAAATGTTCAGAACGAGGTTCTCAGACTTGTGCTTCAAGACGGCAATCCGGCGAGAGCGCAGTCGTACGTTACGAGTTTGGTTGTGGACCTGGAATCCGCGAAGGTCCCAAAGTCTTCGCTGGTGATATGGAAGACTTTGACCAAACGACCGGATGATTATGAGGTTAACGCTCCCCATGTGGAGGTGGCTCGGAAGATGGCGAAAGAAGGCTGGCCGGTAACCGTAGGAGACAAGGTTGGCTTCATCATCACAAAGAGGCCAGGGAAACTCTACCAGAAGGCGGAGCCGCACTTCAAAGTCTCACTAGAGCAGGTGGATTACGAATACTATGTCCACAATCAGATTGTTCCGGCTGCGGCTAGGGTTCTAGAAGTCTTTGGAATAGCTGAGAAAGATTTGGTCGGGCCGAGTCGCAGTCAGGTCAGTTTGTAA
- the dnaG gene encoding DNA primase DnaG — translation MVEQSQYATTTKYIVKAHFDVQGVVEKPDVVGAVFGQTEGLFGPDLDLRELQKSGRIGRIEINLDSKRDKTTGSIVIPSSLDKVSTAIIAAAIESVDRIGPCEAKITLEKVEDVREEKRNAILTKAKDILRKWVVESSPSTEEVVKEVASSLRGVDLIEYGPEKLPAGPEVESGSLIVVEGRADVILLMKVGIKNVIALNGTKVPETVIKLTKDKEVTAFLDGDRAGDLILKELQQVADIDYVARASFGKEVEELTPKEIMKALREKVPINLARPVERQERPQFARQERPERQERYERPYERGYGPSEPRIEAPPIPRPSLSPTVVEAAKDLRGTLEAVIFDEAGKELSRMPVSELAEKIPSVENAHLILFDGVVTQRLLDIAAGKNIRFVIGDRVSDGAKKPSNVNVMTLSDLSSFSPGPTITN, via the coding sequence ATGGTTGAACAATCACAGTACGCTACGACTACAAAATACATAGTAAAAGCACACTTCGACGTTCAAGGCGTTGTCGAAAAACCGGACGTTGTCGGCGCAGTTTTTGGACAAACAGAGGGACTGTTCGGCCCCGATCTAGATCTTAGAGAACTGCAAAAATCTGGAAGAATAGGACGAATCGAGATCAATCTCGATTCCAAACGCGACAAGACAACAGGGTCGATCGTAATCCCCTCAAGCCTAGACAAAGTTTCAACAGCAATTATCGCGGCGGCTATTGAGAGTGTGGACAGAATCGGACCTTGCGAAGCCAAGATTACACTGGAAAAGGTCGAAGATGTTCGCGAGGAAAAGAGAAACGCGATCCTAACCAAGGCGAAAGACATTCTACGTAAATGGGTAGTCGAATCATCCCCCAGCACGGAAGAGGTCGTCAAGGAGGTCGCATCTTCGCTTCGAGGAGTCGATCTCATCGAGTATGGTCCCGAGAAGCTGCCAGCCGGTCCTGAAGTCGAGAGCGGCTCGTTGATCGTGGTTGAAGGAAGGGCAGATGTCATTCTCCTAATGAAGGTCGGCATCAAGAACGTAATCGCACTCAACGGCACCAAGGTTCCTGAAACCGTCATCAAGCTCACCAAGGACAAGGAAGTCACGGCCTTCCTCGATGGGGACAGAGCAGGAGACCTAATCCTCAAAGAACTACAACAAGTCGCAGACATAGACTACGTCGCACGCGCATCCTTTGGGAAAGAGGTGGAAGAACTCACGCCAAAGGAGATAATGAAAGCGCTCCGCGAAAAAGTCCCAATCAACCTCGCTAGACCAGTTGAGAGGCAAGAGAGACCACAATTCGCTCGCCAGGAGCGACCTGAAAGGCAGGAGCGATACGAGCGGCCCTACGAAAGAGGCTACGGTCCCTCTGAACCGCGAATTGAAGCACCACCTATCCCGCGACCCAGTCTTTCACCAACGGTGGTTGAAGCCGCGAAAGACCTCCGCGGAACTCTGGAGGCAGTAATATTCGACGAGGCAGGCAAAGAGCTGTCCCGGATGCCCGTCAGCGAGCTAGCCGAGAAGATCCCCAGTGTAGAGAACGCGCACTTGATCCTTTTCGACGGAGTTGTCACGCAGAGACTGTTGGACATTGCAGCGGGCAAGAATATCCGATTCGTCATCGGCGACAGAGTATCCGATGGAGCCAAGAAACCATCTAACGTTAACGTAATGACGCTTAGCGATCTATCCTCATTCAGTCCAGGCCCTACAATTACAAACTGA
- a CDS encoding type II glyceraldehyde-3-phosphate dehydrogenase — protein MPKPATRVGVNGFGVIGKRVAEAVSKQKDMKLIGISDVVADYRVKMGQKKNFAIYSSIPEKLPDMKKAGIEVSGVLEDLIKRVDVMIDCTPAGLGAKNKAQYDKLGVKSVFQGGEKHDLTGSSFVAQCNYEENLNRNATRVVSCNTTGICRTIGALQKGLGVRKARVVVFRRGTDPWESHKNGLINTVVPEAHIPSHQGPDAQTVLPKLDITTMAAKGPFTIGHLHFAMVQLKNDPERKDVLKVLKNAPRLAPVRTTDGVDSMNAVAEMMRDMHRARADMWEVAYWEDILNVTDGEANLVYQVHNESVVVPENVDAIRALTGLETEGRRSIAKTDEALGITNKFL, from the coding sequence ATGCCGAAGCCAGCTACCCGGGTTGGAGTAAACGGGTTCGGTGTCATCGGCAAGCGGGTCGCCGAGGCCGTGTCGAAACAGAAGGACATGAAACTCATTGGCATCTCTGACGTCGTAGCGGATTATCGTGTGAAGATGGGGCAGAAGAAGAATTTCGCGATATACAGTTCCATTCCCGAGAAACTTCCCGATATGAAAAAGGCGGGAATAGAAGTTTCAGGAGTTCTAGAGGACCTGATCAAGAGGGTTGACGTCATGATCGATTGCACCCCCGCAGGGCTAGGCGCAAAGAACAAGGCCCAATACGATAAGTTGGGTGTCAAGTCGGTTTTCCAAGGCGGCGAGAAACACGATCTGACAGGATCATCATTCGTCGCGCAGTGCAACTACGAGGAGAATCTGAACAGGAACGCCACCCGGGTCGTAAGTTGCAATACCACCGGAATCTGCAGAACCATCGGAGCATTGCAGAAAGGGCTAGGCGTGAGAAAAGCAAGGGTTGTCGTGTTCCGCAGGGGAACCGACCCATGGGAGAGCCACAAGAACGGACTTATCAACACTGTCGTCCCCGAGGCTCATATTCCATCGCATCAAGGACCTGACGCGCAGACCGTTCTTCCCAAACTTGACATTACAACAATGGCTGCGAAAGGACCCTTCACTATCGGCCATCTCCACTTCGCAATGGTTCAGCTGAAGAACGACCCCGAGAGAAAGGATGTCTTGAAGGTCTTGAAGAATGCACCTCGGTTGGCACCTGTTAGGACGACTGATGGAGTTGACAGCATGAATGCTGTGGCAGAAATGATGCGAGACATGCATAGAGCTAGGGCCGACATGTGGGAAGTAGCCTACTGGGAGGACATACTCAACGTCACAGACGGCGAGGCCAATCTCGTCTACCAAGTTCACAATGAAAGCGTTGTAGTTCCCGAGAACGTTGATGCGATAAGAGCGCTTACTGGCCTTGAAACTGAGGGCAGGAGATCGATTGCGAAGACTGACGAGGCCCTGGGCATCACTAACAAGTTCCTTTGA
- a CDS encoding phenylalanine--tRNA ligase subunit alpha, producing the protein MDLRENDAKVLKTLRETGGTASVEEIVQKTGLADAAVARASLTLSELGLAKEQTTRTTEIFCTEEGHDYLANGLPERRVARVVYEAGGKLSISEAVEEAGLPLDFVSIVTGWIARKGWGRIEKTSSGASLLVSKNPPKDEDEEVLERVGQVSIPIDELPSNLKQAAERLLKRNILAWKERVQRKLQITPRGLKTIPTETPTDEVSALTSEMILSGDWERVHLRSYNVSSPVPPINPGKYHPYLRFLRMVKRKLVALGFTEAVGPLVETAFINDDCLYMPQDHPAREIHDLYYLKRPSKASLEPWRDIVEKVAQTHENGWKTGSTGWGYKYSKEEASKLVLRSHGTALSVRSMISEDLRIPGKYFAIARCFRPELLDRTHLTEFNQAEGIVLDPILSLRNLLGVLEMFAREVAGADKVRFKPDYFPFTEPSVELQAYKEGYGWMEFGGSGIFRPEVTEPLGIKVPVIAWGLGIDRLYMMHQQIQDIRQLFTTDLEWIRQQKVG; encoded by the coding sequence TTGGACTTGCGCGAAAATGACGCTAAGGTTCTGAAGACTCTCCGTGAGACTGGCGGGACGGCCTCTGTCGAAGAAATAGTCCAGAAAACTGGGTTAGCCGATGCTGCAGTTGCTCGTGCTTCACTCACATTATCGGAACTGGGTCTAGCCAAGGAACAGACAACAAGAACAACTGAGATATTTTGCACTGAAGAGGGACATGATTACCTCGCTAACGGTCTGCCTGAGCGAAGGGTCGCCAGGGTTGTCTATGAAGCAGGGGGAAAACTCTCGATCAGCGAAGCCGTTGAGGAAGCGGGTTTACCCCTCGACTTTGTCTCAATAGTTACTGGTTGGATTGCCCGCAAAGGCTGGGGAAGAATTGAGAAAACGAGCTCAGGTGCGTCCCTATTGGTGTCGAAGAACCCGCCCAAAGACGAGGATGAGGAGGTGCTTGAGAGAGTTGGTCAGGTAAGTATTCCAATAGATGAGTTGCCGAGCAACCTGAAACAAGCGGCCGAAAGACTGCTCAAGAGAAACATCCTCGCCTGGAAGGAGCGGGTACAACGGAAGCTGCAGATCACACCTCGAGGATTGAAGACGATTCCGACCGAAACGCCTACCGACGAGGTCAGCGCTCTAACGAGCGAGATGATTCTATCGGGAGACTGGGAAAGGGTCCACCTTCGATCTTACAATGTCTCCTCTCCTGTCCCTCCAATCAATCCCGGAAAATATCATCCATATTTGAGATTCTTACGTATGGTCAAACGGAAACTCGTAGCTCTTGGTTTCACAGAGGCTGTTGGACCTCTAGTCGAGACTGCCTTCATCAATGACGACTGCCTCTACATGCCGCAAGATCATCCAGCGAGAGAGATACACGATCTCTACTATCTGAAACGTCCATCCAAGGCGAGCCTGGAGCCTTGGAGGGATATAGTGGAAAAAGTTGCCCAAACGCACGAGAACGGATGGAAGACAGGGTCCACCGGTTGGGGCTACAAGTATTCGAAAGAAGAAGCTTCCAAACTCGTCCTTCGCAGCCACGGAACTGCCCTGAGCGTTCGGTCGATGATATCTGAGGACCTAAGGATCCCTGGCAAGTACTTCGCCATCGCGAGATGTTTCCGCCCTGAGCTTCTAGATAGAACCCATTTGACAGAGTTCAACCAGGCTGAGGGAATAGTTCTCGATCCCATTCTCAGCCTCCGGAACCTACTCGGGGTCTTGGAGATGTTCGCCCGCGAAGTAGCAGGAGCTGACAAGGTACGTTTCAAGCCGGACTACTTCCCATTTACAGAACCCAGTGTCGAGTTGCAAGCCTACAAGGAGGGGTATGGTTGGATGGAATTCGGCGGCAGTGGAATATTCAGACCGGAAGTGACAGAACCCCTCGGCATCAAAGTTCCCGTGATCGCATGGGGACTTGGAATCGATAGGCTCTACATGATGCACCAGCAGATCCAGGACATTAGACAGCTCTTCACGACAGACCTCGAATGGATAAGACAGCAGAAGGTGGGCTAG
- a CDS encoding tryptophan--tRNA ligase produces the protein MVEEKFVVTPWEVKGAVDYDRLIQDFGTQPITGPLAKRLEEIMGEAAYLIRRHIFFSHRDLNLVLDDYSKGKGLFLYTGRGPSGPMHIGHIIQFYFTKWLQDKFHTNVYVQITDDEKFLEEKRNLSYDDTQRWAIDNILEIAAVGFDPDRTFILQDTEFIGHAYPLILKIARRINFSTAKSVFGFTGETNIGFSFYPSIQILPSLLEKRRCLIPSAIDQDPYWRIQRDIAESMGYNKAAAVHSKFLPPLTGMKDKMSSSKPETAIDLSDDDKTVRNKVYRYAFSGGQATKEEHRKKGGDPDVDVPFQWLYMFFEPDDKRIEQIRAEYKSGRMLTGDLKDILIEKVATFLNQHRQRREKARDLVHLYKRDGMLAREMWKRDFSKS, from the coding sequence TTGGTCGAAGAAAAATTTGTAGTAACACCCTGGGAAGTCAAAGGGGCAGTTGACTACGACAGACTCATCCAAGACTTCGGAACCCAACCCATCACAGGCCCTTTAGCCAAGAGGCTCGAGGAAATCATGGGGGAAGCTGCCTACCTCATCCGCCGTCATATCTTCTTCTCCCACAGAGATCTCAACCTCGTACTCGACGACTACTCAAAGGGGAAGGGGTTGTTCCTGTATACTGGTCGTGGACCCAGCGGTCCAATGCACATCGGCCACATCATCCAGTTCTACTTCACAAAGTGGCTCCAAGACAAATTCCATACGAACGTATACGTTCAGATAACCGATGATGAGAAGTTCCTTGAAGAGAAGCGAAACCTGTCGTACGATGATACTCAACGATGGGCGATCGACAATATCCTTGAGATCGCAGCGGTCGGCTTCGATCCCGATCGAACATTCATACTTCAAGACACAGAATTCATCGGACATGCCTACCCACTGATTCTCAAGATAGCACGCCGGATCAATTTCAGTACCGCCAAGTCTGTCTTCGGCTTTACCGGCGAGACAAACATTGGCTTCTCATTCTACCCATCCATCCAGATTCTTCCAAGTCTCCTCGAGAAACGTCGCTGTCTTATTCCGTCGGCTATAGACCAAGATCCTTACTGGAGGATACAACGGGACATTGCCGAATCCATGGGATACAACAAGGCGGCTGCTGTCCACAGCAAGTTCCTGCCCCCGCTTACCGGGATGAAGGATAAGATGAGTTCCTCAAAGCCGGAGACCGCGATCGACCTCAGCGACGACGACAAGACTGTGCGGAACAAGGTATACCGTTATGCCTTCTCCGGTGGACAGGCGACGAAGGAGGAGCACCGTAAGAAGGGTGGAGACCCTGATGTTGACGTTCCATTTCAGTGGCTCTACATGTTCTTCGAGCCCGACGACAAGAGGATAGAGCAGATACGGGCCGAGTACAAGAGCGGCCGGATGCTAACAGGAGACTTGAAAGACATCCTCATCGAGAAAGTGGCAACATTTCTCAACCAGCACCGGCAGCGCAGGGAGAAAGCTCGCGACCTCGTTCATTTGTACAAGAGGGACGGGATGCTTGCGCGGGAGATGTGGAAGCGTGACTTCAGTAAGTCATAG